The Alkalihalobacillus sp. LMS6 genomic interval ATTATGAGCAAACCATCGAAGCTACCTAATCAAGTAGAACAACGAATCATTCGTCAATGTATGGAGGCGATTTTGTTTGAAAAACTGTTGCCTTATGAAGAATATGACCTTGAAGAAGGGTGGAAACAATTTATTGTTCAAGGATCAATCCATACGTATCAATGCTTAGGGAAGCGCTCTGCTTTTGATCGTGTTCGGCTCCAAGGCATGCCGTTAAAAAAAGACAAAGGTAGCCAAGCAATTCCGACGATTGACGACTTGATTGGCGAAGCACCGTTAACACATCAGCAAAAAAAAGTGCTCATGCACGAACTAAAGCAAACTGCTTTATTATCTGAATGGAACGAACAACATCTTGTATCGTTGCGTTCTAGGAGAGAACTGTCGTATGAACAGCTAGAAGCATCACTAACCGAAGGACACCCGTATCACCCTTGCTTTAAAGCGCGAACAGGCTTTGCCCTTGAGGATCATCAAAGGTATGGCAATGAAGCTAAAGCAACGTTTCAACTTGTTTGGCTAGGGATAAAAAAAGAAGATGTTAAAACTTATTATCCGGAAGAAGAACATAGTTTTCTACAGAAAGAATTTGGTCATCAAACATGGAAGCAAGTTGTTGAAGCATTATGTCAAGCAGGTGGACAACTTTATGAATATCGGTTAATGCCGATTCACCCGTGGCAATGGTCCTATTTGAAAGAGGAGGTACTGGAAGATGAACTGCAAACAAAAGATATTTTATTCTTAGGCACATTCGGTGATCAGTATGGCGCTACCCAGTCGTTACGCACATTGCTCAATCACAGCGATGTACAGAAAGCGCATGTGAAGTTGCCTCTGCACGTTATGAATACATCTTCTGTGCGAACCATTCAATCTGAAAGCATTGCGGCTGCAGCACCAATCTCACAATGGCTGCAAACAATTGTCGAGCAAGATTCATTTTTTTATAAACATGGCGATGTGCGGATTTTAAAAGAATACGCAGGGGCTTCGTATGAAACGGCAAAGAATCCGAGAATAAAAGATGAACTTAACGTACTATTTCGAGACAGCGTTACACGTCATATACAAGATGGCGAGCAGGCTATCCCGTTTAA includes:
- a CDS encoding IucA/IucC family siderophore biosynthesis protein, which encodes MSKPSKLPNQVEQRIIRQCMEAILFEKLLPYEEYDLEEGWKQFIVQGSIHTYQCLGKRSAFDRVRLQGMPLKKDKGSQAIPTIDDLIGEAPLTHQQKKVLMHELKQTALLSEWNEQHLVSLRSRRELSYEQLEASLTEGHPYHPCFKARTGFALEDHQRYGNEAKATFQLVWLGIKKEDVKTYYPEEEHSFLQKEFGHQTWKQVVEALCQAGGQLYEYRLMPIHPWQWSYLKEEVLEDELQTKDILFLGTFGDQYGATQSLRTLLNHSDVQKAHVKLPLHVMNTSSVRTIQSESIAAAAPISQWLQTIVEQDSFFYKHGDVRILKEYAGASYETAKNPRIKDELNVLFRDSVTRHIQDGEQAIPFNALSMIENDGLLFIDTSLNTYGIKAWLTQLVNVSVIPIIHLCVEHGIALEAHGQNVILIQDNGWPKGIMLRDFHESLEYYEPFSRNKDAIPDFSSLHKQFQVGKMNDYYWMSSVEALRELVVDTLFVYHLTELSWQLDAVYGFKEDSFWTIVSRCLNNYREKNALSKVRFDSFQFFSQMQTAESLFRKKWQNDGATQHLIRNGLQMEEVYVTR